A window of Sutcliffiella cohnii contains these coding sequences:
- a CDS encoding sensor domain-containing protein, with product MIEQQEYDRILKYMKDIEFALDVSSIVAIADRTGKITYANDKFCEISQYPRSELIGKDHNIVNSNYHPKEFFKEMWKTIGSGKVWKGEIKNKTKNGNYYWVDTTIVPFLDENGKVYQYVSIRNDITKQKEMSERIEYAAYHDSITGLPNKRYLDEQLEKEIEKHYTEKSHFALMFLDLDNFKLVNDTLGHHEGDLFLKELANQLISANIRDSFIARRSGDEFIIIVRNVKEQKEIVQVAKKVLSIFNTGFAKNKTYKNITGSIGVSVFPCNANNSQKLMQKADIAMYHAKSKGKNCLTFYEKDMDLQTKKFFSISENMRQDLYTDKFSLHYQPQFDALTKELVGIEALLRWEDKDGNNIPPSVFIPIAEESDLIVDLGIWVLRKATFQNVEWQHKGYPKVPISVNVSVKQINNQDFIVKLKEILYESRLEPKYLNLEITETFMYEKENAMNFINEIKNLGISIAIDDFGTGYSSLQYLIDMPMDVLKIDRAFVKEIESNPTKMGLLKGILSIAQTLNIKTVAEGVELEKQYDLLKENGCNIIQGYYFSKPKSKDEIESLIFSK from the coding sequence ATGATAGAACAACAAGAATACGATAGAATCTTAAAATATATGAAAGATATTGAATTCGCCTTAGATGTTTCTTCTATTGTTGCAATTGCTGATCGAACTGGAAAAATAACTTATGCAAATGATAAATTTTGTGAAATATCACAGTATCCCCGTTCTGAATTAATAGGGAAGGATCATAATATCGTTAACTCTAATTACCATCCGAAAGAGTTTTTCAAAGAAATGTGGAAAACAATTGGCTCGGGTAAGGTGTGGAAAGGCGAAATTAAAAATAAAACAAAAAACGGTAACTATTATTGGGTTGATACGACTATTGTTCCTTTTTTAGACGAAAATGGAAAAGTATATCAATATGTATCGATTCGAAATGATATTACAAAGCAAAAAGAAATGAGTGAACGAATAGAATATGCTGCCTACCATGATTCCATAACTGGACTACCGAACAAACGATATTTAGATGAACAACTCGAAAAAGAAATTGAAAAACATTATACAGAAAAATCACACTTCGCACTAATGTTTTTAGACTTGGATAATTTTAAATTAGTCAACGATACATTAGGTCATCATGAAGGAGATTTATTTCTGAAAGAGCTTGCTAATCAACTCATTTCTGCAAATATACGAGACTCATTTATCGCAAGAAGGAGTGGCGATGAATTTATTATCATTGTTAGGAATGTAAAAGAACAAAAAGAAATAGTCCAAGTAGCGAAAAAAGTACTTTCCATTTTTAATACTGGATTTGCTAAAAATAAAACATATAAAAATATAACAGGTAGCATTGGAGTAAGCGTCTTCCCTTGTAACGCAAACAATTCTCAAAAACTTATGCAAAAAGCAGATATTGCGATGTATCACGCAAAATCAAAAGGAAAGAATTGTTTAACATTCTATGAAAAAGATATGGATTTACAAACGAAAAAATTCTTCTCGATTAGCGAAAATATGAGACAAGATTTATATACGGACAAGTTCTCCCTTCATTATCAACCGCAATTTGACGCCCTTACAAAAGAACTCGTCGGTATTGAGGCACTTCTTCGATGGGAAGATAAAGATGGTAATAACATACCACCAAGCGTCTTTATCCCTATTGCCGAAGAATCCGATTTAATTGTTGATTTAGGTATATGGGTTTTAAGAAAGGCAACTTTTCAAAACGTAGAATGGCAACATAAAGGTTATCCGAAAGTCCCAATATCTGTGAATGTTTCCGTTAAGCAAATAAATAATCAAGATTTTATTGTGAAACTAAAGGAAATTTTGTATGAAAGTAGGCTCGAGCCAAAATATTTAAATCTTGAAATTACAGAAACATTTATGTACGAAAAAGAGAATGCAATGAATTTTATTAATGAGATTAAAAATTTAGGCATAAGTATCGCCATTGACGATTTTGGAACAGGTTACTCGTCCCTCCAATATTTAATTGACATGCCAATGGATGTTTTAAAGATTGACCGTGCGTTCGTTAAAGAAATTGAAAGTAATCCAACTAAGATGGGTTTATTGAAAGGTATTTTATCCATCGCCCAAACTTTAAATATTAAAACGGTTGCTGAAGGGGTAGAACTAGAAAAGCAATATGATTTATTAAAGGAAAATGGCTGTAATATTATACAAGGTTATTACTTTTCTAAACCGAAATCAAAAGATGAAATTGAAAGCCTTATATTTTCTAAATAG
- a CDS encoding AzlC family ABC transporter permease — translation MATSSVLVSNPTPFRRGLQAGVTIAIGYMPVALTFGLLAKSVDLNLMETLMMSIFVFAGAAQYMALNMIALGTGVFEIVMTTFIVNIRHFLMSTTLNEKVENDKKWKKALYSFGITDETFSVAATNEGRLHTSYMLGLIIISYSSWVVFSGIGHIVGGSLPTTLQDSMSIALYAMFVGLLVPSMKKSRKVIYLAATAALFNALFVHVLQMAQGWAIIVATLISAVGIEWVEQKRREISRE, via the coding sequence ATGGCAACTTCATCGGTGCTTGTTAGCAATCCAACACCTTTTCGGAGAGGGTTACAAGCAGGTGTAACGATTGCAATTGGCTATATGCCTGTTGCTCTTACATTTGGATTGCTTGCAAAATCGGTCGATTTAAACTTAATGGAAACGTTGATGATGAGTATTTTTGTTTTTGCAGGGGCTGCTCAATACATGGCCCTCAATATGATTGCTCTTGGAACGGGAGTATTTGAAATTGTCATGACTACTTTTATCGTAAATATTCGTCACTTTTTAATGAGTACAACGTTAAATGAAAAAGTAGAAAACGATAAAAAGTGGAAAAAAGCCCTTTATTCTTTTGGGATAACGGACGAAACCTTTTCAGTTGCAGCTACAAATGAAGGTAGACTACATACTAGTTACATGTTAGGTCTCATAATTATTTCATATTCAAGCTGGGTTGTTTTTTCTGGAATTGGACATATCGTCGGTGGAAGCTTACCTACTACTTTACAAGATAGTATGTCAATTGCGCTGTATGCTATGTTTGTCGGGTTACTCGTACCATCAATGAAAAAAAGTCGTAAAGTTATTTATCTAGCGGCTACTGCTGCCCTTTTTAATGCTTTATTTGTCCATGTTCTTCAAATGGCACAAGGTTGGGCAATTATTGTAGCAACTTTAATTAGCGCTGTCGGTATTGAATGGGTGGAACAAAAAAGGAGGGAAATAAGTCGTGAATAG
- a CDS encoding AzlD domain-containing protein, producing the protein MNSMIVMMIIGMAVVTYLPRLLPFIMFQGKELPPFLQGVLKNVPFAILGALIIPGVFTINPDIWYGIVGVFAAFIVAYFGANIIIVVLSSIAIVSLYALLVAG; encoded by the coding sequence GTGAATAGTATGATTGTTATGATGATTATAGGAATGGCGGTTGTTACGTATCTCCCACGATTATTGCCCTTTATTATGTTCCAAGGAAAAGAGCTACCACCTTTTTTACAAGGTGTGCTAAAAAACGTTCCTTTTGCCATTTTAGGCGCCCTTATTATTCCTGGAGTTTTTACTATCAATCCAGATATTTGGTACGGAATTGTCGGAGTTTTTGCTGCGTTTATTGTTGCATATTTTGGAGCTAATATTATAATTGTTGTGCTCTCTTCTATTGCTATCGTTAGCTTATATGCATTACTAGTAGCAGGGTAA
- a CDS encoding SCO family protein, with protein MKKWYWVCALILILSISSGIYYFSVYRVHAMELPENIMLETHDGEIVSLNETGKVRILEFIYTKCPDICPATTIHMNNLKEDLRALGITADDVEFLTITIDSKRDTKEVLASYVETFNIDTNDGWKVLRGNEEDIRSLTNELEFYYQDPGNGMFTHTSTTYLLNQQNQVVEMFGMGNKGFKPEKVLQSIKKLL; from the coding sequence ATGAAAAAATGGTATTGGGTTTGTGCTCTTATTCTTATTTTAAGTATTAGTAGTGGAATTTATTACTTTTCTGTTTATCGAGTCCATGCGATGGAATTACCCGAAAATATTATGCTAGAAACACATGATGGAGAAATCGTTTCTTTAAATGAAACTGGTAAAGTAAGAATACTAGAGTTCATATATACAAAATGCCCTGATATTTGTCCTGCAACTACCATCCATATGAATAATTTGAAAGAAGATTTACGTGCCCTTGGGATCACTGCTGATGATGTTGAATTTTTAACGATAACAATTGATTCAAAGCGAGATACAAAAGAGGTGCTTGCTTCATATGTTGAGACATTTAATATTGATACAAATGACGGATGGAAAGTATTACGTGGGAATGAAGAAGATATTCGTAGCTTAACGAACGAGTTAGAGTTTTATTATCAAGATCCAGGAAACGGAATGTTTACTCATACCTCTACAACTTATTTGCTAAATCAACAAAATCAAGTAGTTGAAATGTTCGGAATGGGAAATAAAGGATTCAAACCAGAAAAAGTATTACAAAGCATTAAAAAATTACTATAA
- a CDS encoding M48 family metallopeptidase, which translates to MKKLMKWGIIPFIVYAIMLYVYLWYIADSSLPQELIGTRADPHTFMTEKEIMLANEYSKIRNFFYFLSYPYEWFVYGAILFLGFSKTFQQWAEKITRFRILQAGIFIFWFSFWTTLAILPLKLFRYYFARQYQISIQPLPDWIQDQLISFWEGLVLLWIVIIVVYFLMSRFQKYWWIITWILFIPFVFFFMYIQPVLIDPLYNDFYPMKDKQLEEKILALASEVDVSADRVWEVNMSEKTNSINAYVTGVGGNSRIVLWDTLLQRLHEEEILFIMAHELGHYVLHHVTLGVTGYIVFSLGVFYLVYRLTKLMLKKWGRQMRIQRMEEFASLPILLLLISVILFAASPVTNYVSRHMEHTADVYAIELTGNQDAAIGAFQEITKAGLSEVNPPTLIKIFRYTHPPMVDRIHFIQNYTEETN; encoded by the coding sequence ATGAAGAAGTTGATGAAGTGGGGAATCATTCCGTTCATTGTGTATGCGATAATGCTATACGTTTATTTATGGTACATAGCAGATAGTTCTCTACCGCAAGAGTTAATCGGTACGAGGGCAGATCCACATACATTTATGACTGAAAAGGAGATAATGTTAGCTAACGAATATTCGAAAATACGTAACTTCTTTTATTTTTTATCGTATCCTTACGAATGGTTTGTCTATGGAGCCATTTTATTTTTAGGCTTCAGTAAAACGTTTCAACAATGGGCTGAAAAAATTACAAGATTTCGCATATTGCAAGCAGGTATATTTATTTTTTGGTTCTCATTTTGGACAACACTAGCTATCTTGCCATTAAAGCTTTTCCGTTATTATTTTGCTAGGCAATACCAAATATCGATTCAACCTTTACCAGATTGGATTCAAGATCAGCTAATTAGTTTTTGGGAAGGTTTAGTATTACTATGGATTGTCATTATCGTTGTTTATTTTTTAATGAGCCGATTTCAAAAATATTGGTGGATTATTACGTGGATTTTATTTATTCCGTTCGTCTTTTTCTTCATGTACATTCAACCTGTGTTGATTGACCCTTTATATAACGATTTTTATCCAATGAAAGATAAACAGCTTGAGGAGAAAATTTTAGCCCTTGCAAGTGAAGTGGATGTTAGTGCTGATCGAGTTTGGGAAGTAAACATGTCCGAAAAAACGAACTCCATCAATGCTTATGTAACTGGTGTAGGTGGTAATTCTAGAATTGTGTTGTGGGATACCCTGTTACAACGGCTGCATGAAGAGGAAATATTATTTATTATGGCACATGAACTGGGTCATTACGTATTGCACCACGTTACACTGGGAGTTACGGGGTACATTGTTTTTTCTCTTGGTGTATTTTATCTCGTATACCGGCTGACAAAGCTTATGCTTAAAAAGTGGGGAAGACAGATGCGTATACAGAGAATGGAAGAATTCGCATCTTTGCCGATATTGTTGTTATTAATTTCTGTTATTTTATTCGCAGCTAGCCCTGTTACGAATTATGTTTCAAGGCATATGGAACATACAGCTGATGTTTATGCGATTGAACTAACTGGTAATCAAGATGCTGCAATTGGTGCTTTTCAAGAAATAACGAAAGCTGGTCTGAGCGAGGTTAACCCACCAACGTTAATAAAAATCTTTCGATACACACATCCACCAATGGTAGATCGTATCCATTTTATTCAGAACTATACGGAAGAAACAAACTAA